The following are encoded in a window of Dioscorea cayenensis subsp. rotundata cultivar TDr96_F1 chromosome 16, TDr96_F1_v2_PseudoChromosome.rev07_lg8_w22 25.fasta, whole genome shotgun sequence genomic DNA:
- the LOC120279376 gene encoding uncharacterized protein LOC120279376 encodes MAAKSSSSNNNNNRRKATSLCENSSKIAMNIVRVSSLCIASLTLGIIGDRASARTRTARSPTAAATSLMSLDEALISKRSVEPEINPRSAYIMEPPAMTAAEGEDGDGVDWRAEDYIKRFRERNKSNANVRAEISRCIPPPPSRVFSSLASKP; translated from the coding sequence ATGGCGGCGaagagcagcagcagcaacaacaacaacaataggcgCAAGGCCACATCGCTATGTGAGAATTCAAGCAAGATCGCCATGAACATCGTCAGAGTATCATCCCTCTGCATCGCCAGCCTCACTCTCGGAATCATCGGAGATCGCGCCAGCGCACGCACGAGAACCGCTCGCTCTCCGACGGCAGCGGCAACGTCGTTGATGAGTCTCGATGAAGCGTTGATCAGCAAGAGATCGGTAGAACCGGAGATCAATCCGAGATCAGCGTACATTATGGAGCCGCCGGCGATGACAGCGGCGGAGGGAGAGGATGGGGATGGGGTTGATTGGAGGGCGGAGGATTACATCAAGAGATTCAGAGAGAGGAACAAATCGAATGCAAACGTTCGTGCAGAGATCTCCAGGTGCATTCCTCCACCTCCAAGCCGTGTCTTTTCTTCTCTTGCatccaaaccctaa
- the LOC120279106 gene encoding calmodulin-binding protein 60 A-like isoform X1 produces the protein MSQKRQPEEGGDGGASDEKKRPRVPALHGVVIEALKMDALQKLLAALEPLVRRVVKEEVELALAKHLSCIKRQCGKQVYPSASGSLQLQFMSKLSLPIFTGSKIEGEDCNVVNIALVDGLTGQVVMSGPESSLKVEIVVLEGDFEGDEEDNWTYEDFRNNIVREREGKRSLLTGDVYLELTEGIGVLGELSFTDNSSWTRSRKFRLGASIVDGCYNGTRIKEAKTEPFMVKDHRGELYKKHYPPALMDEVWRLEKIGKDGAFHKRLSIENINTVKDFLTLLYTDATRLRNILGSGMSAKMWEVTVDHARTCTLGSQIHLYYANGQGKNGVVFNVVGQVLGIQSEKQYISVNNLSDEQKADALLLVKAAFEHWNDVLAFDMGTYVGSSSNVPPHLFPTGSQVSSDIFNNFSVRADSYNLLNSSVSSSETIGGTRELDAFVLPSVGSMGFKFDTDNHSLISSDVFTNASREIQRISNSVLFDECGNQAYFGEDTLQYLNPEISLLSQGFVADSPADLGTAVTSFLARSRSTARGKAYVGWKTLISVLQWRFSIKRIVALKKRRVREK, from the exons ATGTCGCAGAAGCGGCAGCCGGAGGAGGGCGGCGATGGCGGCGCCTCCGATGAGAAGAAGCGGCCTAGAGTTCCCGCTCTCCATGG GGTGGTGATTGAGGCGTTGAAGATGGACGCGCTTCAGAAGCTTCTTGCTGCTCTTGAGCCCTTGGTGAGAAGAGTG GTGAAAGAAGAGGTTGAATTAGCATTGGCAAAACATTTGTCTTGCATAAAAAG ACAGTGTGGAAAACAGGTGTACCCGTCTGCTTCCGGAAGCCTTCAACTACAGTTCATGAGCAAGCTCTCTCTTCCAATATTCACCGGATCGAAAATTGAAGGGGAGGATTGCAATGTCGTAAACATAGCTCTAGTTGATGGATTGACTGGGCAAGTTGTCATGTCAGGTCCTGAGTCCTCATTGAAAGTTGAAATAGTAGTTTTGGAGGGAGATTTtgaaggtgatgaagaagaCAACTGGACATATGAGGACTTCAGAAATAATATTGTTAGAGAAAGGGAAGGAAAGCGCTCACTTCTTACAGGAGATGTGTATCTAGAACTGACAGAAGGAATTGGAGTACTAGGTGAGCTTTCATTTACAGATAACTCTAGTTGGACAAGAAGTCGGAAATTCAGGCTTGGGGCAAGTATTGTGGATGGTTGCTATAATGGAACGAGAATAAAGGAAGCCAAGACTGAGCCATTCATGGTTAAGGATCATCGTGGAGAAT TATATAAGAAGCACTATCCCCCTGCCCTGATGGATGAAGTCTGGCGCCTAGAGAAGATTGGTAAAGATGGCGCCTTTCATAAGCGTCTGAGCATTGAGAACATCAACACCGTGAAAGATTTTTTAACTCTACTGTATACTGACGCTACAAGGCTCCGAAAT ATATTAGGCAGTGGCATGTCAGCCAAGATGTGGGAAGTCACGGTGGATCATGCCCGCACCTGCACACTTGGTAGCCAGATTCATTTATACTATGCTAATGGTCAAGGCAAAAATGGAGTTGTATTTAACGTTGTGGGTCAAGTCCTTGGTATCCAATCTGAAAAGCAATATATTTCAGTGAACAATCTTTCAGATGAACAGAAG GCAGACGCACTTCTCCTCGTCAAAGCTGCCTTTGAGCATTGGAATGATGTATTAGCCTTTGACATGGGAACTTATGTTGGCAGTTCTTCTAATGTGCCACCTCATTTATTTCCCACCGGCTCTCAAGTCTCATCGGACATTTTCAACAATTTCTCAGTGAGAGCGGACAGTTATAATCTACTAAACTCCAGTGTCTCATCGTCAGAGACCATTGGTGGTACAAGGGAACTGGATGCCTTCGTCTTACCATCTGTGGGAAGTATGGGTTTTAAATTTGACACTGATAATCATAGCCTTATTAGCAGTGATGTCTTTACGAATGCAAGCAGAGAAATACAAAGGATTTCCAATTCCGTACTATTTGACGAGTGTGGTAACCAAGCTTACTTCGGGGAAGATACATTGCAATACCTGAATCCTGAAATCTCATTGCTTTCTCAGGGCTTTGTTGCAGATTCTCCGGCTGACCTGGGAACTGCAGTCACCAGTTTCCTTGCTAGGTCCCGGTCAACTGCTCGAGGTAAGGCGTATGTGGGATGGAAAACATTGATATCAGTGTTACAATGGAGATTCTCTATAAAGAGAATAGTTGCTTTGAAAAAGAGAAGGGTGCGCGAGAAGTAG
- the LOC120279106 gene encoding calmodulin-binding protein 60 B-like isoform X2, with the protein MSQKRQPEEGGDGGASDEKKRPRVPALHGVVIEALKMDALQKLLAALEPLVRRVVKEEVELALAKHLSCIKRQCGKQVYPSASGSLQLQFMSKLSLPIFTGSKIEGEDCNVVNIALVDGLTGQVVMSGPESSLKVEIVVLEGDFEGDEEDNWTYEDFRNNIVREREGKRSLLTGDVYLELTEGIGVLGELSFTDNSSWTRSRKFRLGASIVDGCYNGTRIKEAKTEPFMVKDHRGELYKKHYPPALMDEVWRLEKIGKDGAFHKRLSIENINTVKDFLTLLYTDATRLRNILGSGMSAKMWEVTVDHARTCTLGSQIHLYYANGQGKNGVVFNVVGQVLGIQSEKQYISVNNLSDEQKTHFSSSKLPLSIGMMY; encoded by the exons ATGTCGCAGAAGCGGCAGCCGGAGGAGGGCGGCGATGGCGGCGCCTCCGATGAGAAGAAGCGGCCTAGAGTTCCCGCTCTCCATGG GGTGGTGATTGAGGCGTTGAAGATGGACGCGCTTCAGAAGCTTCTTGCTGCTCTTGAGCCCTTGGTGAGAAGAGTG GTGAAAGAAGAGGTTGAATTAGCATTGGCAAAACATTTGTCTTGCATAAAAAG ACAGTGTGGAAAACAGGTGTACCCGTCTGCTTCCGGAAGCCTTCAACTACAGTTCATGAGCAAGCTCTCTCTTCCAATATTCACCGGATCGAAAATTGAAGGGGAGGATTGCAATGTCGTAAACATAGCTCTAGTTGATGGATTGACTGGGCAAGTTGTCATGTCAGGTCCTGAGTCCTCATTGAAAGTTGAAATAGTAGTTTTGGAGGGAGATTTtgaaggtgatgaagaagaCAACTGGACATATGAGGACTTCAGAAATAATATTGTTAGAGAAAGGGAAGGAAAGCGCTCACTTCTTACAGGAGATGTGTATCTAGAACTGACAGAAGGAATTGGAGTACTAGGTGAGCTTTCATTTACAGATAACTCTAGTTGGACAAGAAGTCGGAAATTCAGGCTTGGGGCAAGTATTGTGGATGGTTGCTATAATGGAACGAGAATAAAGGAAGCCAAGACTGAGCCATTCATGGTTAAGGATCATCGTGGAGAAT TATATAAGAAGCACTATCCCCCTGCCCTGATGGATGAAGTCTGGCGCCTAGAGAAGATTGGTAAAGATGGCGCCTTTCATAAGCGTCTGAGCATTGAGAACATCAACACCGTGAAAGATTTTTTAACTCTACTGTATACTGACGCTACAAGGCTCCGAAAT ATATTAGGCAGTGGCATGTCAGCCAAGATGTGGGAAGTCACGGTGGATCATGCCCGCACCTGCACACTTGGTAGCCAGATTCATTTATACTATGCTAATGGTCAAGGCAAAAATGGAGTTGTATTTAACGTTGTGGGTCAAGTCCTTGGTATCCAATCTGAAAAGCAATATATTTCAGTGAACAATCTTTCAGATGAACAGAAG ACGCACTTCTCCTCGTCAAAGCTGCCTTTGAGCATTGGAATGATGTATTAG
- the LOC120279106 gene encoding calmodulin-binding protein 60 B-like isoform X3 has protein sequence MSQKRQPEEGGDGGASDEKKRPRVPALHGVVIEALKMDALQKLLAALEPLVRRVVKEEVELALAKHLSCIKRQCGKQVYPSASGSLQLQFMSKLSLPIFTGSKIEGEDCNVVNIALVDGLTGQVVMSGPESSLKVEIVVLEGDFEGDEEDNWTYEDFRNNIVREREGKRSLLTGDVYLELTEGIGVLGELSFTDNSSWTRSRKFRLGASIVDGCYNGTRIKEAKTEPFMVKDHRGELYKKHYPPALMDEVWRLEKIGKDGAFHKRLSIENINTVKDFLTLLYTDATRLRNLCRY, from the exons ATGTCGCAGAAGCGGCAGCCGGAGGAGGGCGGCGATGGCGGCGCCTCCGATGAGAAGAAGCGGCCTAGAGTTCCCGCTCTCCATGG GGTGGTGATTGAGGCGTTGAAGATGGACGCGCTTCAGAAGCTTCTTGCTGCTCTTGAGCCCTTGGTGAGAAGAGTG GTGAAAGAAGAGGTTGAATTAGCATTGGCAAAACATTTGTCTTGCATAAAAAG ACAGTGTGGAAAACAGGTGTACCCGTCTGCTTCCGGAAGCCTTCAACTACAGTTCATGAGCAAGCTCTCTCTTCCAATATTCACCGGATCGAAAATTGAAGGGGAGGATTGCAATGTCGTAAACATAGCTCTAGTTGATGGATTGACTGGGCAAGTTGTCATGTCAGGTCCTGAGTCCTCATTGAAAGTTGAAATAGTAGTTTTGGAGGGAGATTTtgaaggtgatgaagaagaCAACTGGACATATGAGGACTTCAGAAATAATATTGTTAGAGAAAGGGAAGGAAAGCGCTCACTTCTTACAGGAGATGTGTATCTAGAACTGACAGAAGGAATTGGAGTACTAGGTGAGCTTTCATTTACAGATAACTCTAGTTGGACAAGAAGTCGGAAATTCAGGCTTGGGGCAAGTATTGTGGATGGTTGCTATAATGGAACGAGAATAAAGGAAGCCAAGACTGAGCCATTCATGGTTAAGGATCATCGTGGAGAAT TATATAAGAAGCACTATCCCCCTGCCCTGATGGATGAAGTCTGGCGCCTAGAGAAGATTGGTAAAGATGGCGCCTTTCATAAGCGTCTGAGCATTGAGAACATCAACACCGTGAAAGATTTTTTAACTCTACTGTATACTGACGCTACAAGGCTCCGAAAT CTATGCAGATATTAG
- the LOC120278809 gene encoding LOW QUALITY PROTEIN: mitogen-activated protein kinase kinase kinase NPK1-like (The sequence of the model RefSeq protein was modified relative to this genomic sequence to represent the inferred CDS: deleted 2 bases in 2 codons), with translation MQEIFGSVRKSLVFRPSSDGGGSGSAGGISEKIGSCLRKSRVGFWFGIRFLPRIPSGSMPPSKDDGPPIRWRKGELIGCGAFGQVYMGMNLDSGELLAVKQVLIGTNSAREKAQAHIKELEEEVKLLKNLTHPNIVRYLGTAREEETLNILLEFVPGGSISSLLGKFGSFPEAVIRMYTKQLLQGLEYLHQNGIIHRDIKGANILVDNKGCIKLADFGASKQVVKLATMTAAKSMKGTPYWMAPEVILQTGHSFSADIWSVGCTVIEMATGKPPWSQQFQEVAALFHIGTTKSHPPIPEHLSLEAKDFLLKCLQKEPNLRPSASDLLKHPFVTGEYQDCHPIYQSSVVEPPKSLMSARSYAKESWNPVASCGTTFGGLNNFDQYSGSSLMYSGNNSRITPVWDMRASDDMCQLDDKDDFSTSVKSFNPMSEPLDNWPCKYNISPEQRTVSEEFSNNINDATKIVKEGDTTDFTFPCEASCEDSDEVTETKIRAFLDEKALDLKKMQTPLYEEFFNSSNTNAPIEDASEENITKNVEMTTKNLSSPNQMVTEASVTEVDTLHNMSPGNRNARVSNNAVGISRILRELPRRDAQKEPNSISSSFSDRRQKWKEELDQELEREREMMRQAGVGAKTSPKDKVLNRKRDRPPFAASPSK, from the exons ATGCAAGAGATCTTCGGATCAGTACGCAAATCCCTCGTTTTCCGGCCAAGCTCCGACGGTGGTGGCAGTGGTAGCGCCGGCGGCATTAGTGAAAAGATCGGATCTTGCCTCCGGAAATCGAGGGTGGGCTTTTGGtttgggattagg tttcttCCTAGAATCCCTTCTGGTTCTATGCCTCCTTCGAAGGATGATGGCCCTCCGATTAGGTGGAGGAAGGGAGAGCTCATTGGATGTGGTGCCTTTGGGCAAGTTTACATGGGTATGAATCTTGATTCTGGAGAGCTCCTGGCCGTCAAGCAG GTTCTGATTGGGACGAACAGTGCCCGAGAGAAAGCGCAA GCTCATATAAAGGAACTGGAGGAAGAAGTCAAGCTTCTCAAGAACCTCACCCATCCTAACATTGTT AGGTACTTAGGGACTGCTAGAGAGGAAGAGACCTTGAATATCTTGTTGGAATTTGTCCCAGGAGGATCTATATCCTCGTTGCTTGGAAAGTTTGGGTCTTTCCCTGAAGCT GTTATAAGAATGTATACCAAGCAGTTGTTGCAAGGGCTGGAGTATCTTCATCAGAATGGCATCATACACAGAGATATAAAG GGGGCAAACATTCTGGTTGATAACAAAGGTTGTATTAAGCTTGCAGATTTTGGTGCGTCGAAACAAGTTGTGAAGCTG GCAACTATGACAGCTGCCAAGTCAATGAAAGGCACTCCATATTGGATGGCTCCAGAAGTGATTCTTCAGACAGGGCATAGTTT TTCTGCTGACATATGGAGTGTTGGATGCACTGTTATTGAGATGGCCACAGGAAAACCTCCATGGAGCCAGCAGTTTCAGGAG GTTGCTGCACTTTTTCACATTGGAACAACAAAGTCACACCCTCCAATTCCAGAGCATCTTTCTTTGGAGGCAAAGGAT TTCCTGTTGAAATGCTTGCAGAA GGAACCGAACTTGAGGCCAAGTGCATCTGATTTGCTAAAG CATCCTTTCGTAACTGGGGAATATCAGGATTGCCATCCAATTTACCAGTCCTCAGTTGTG GAACCACCCAAAAGTCTGATGTCAGCCAGATCATATGCAAAAGAATC ATGGAATCCAGTGGCAAGTTGTGGAACTACTTTTGGAGGTTTGAATAACTTCGATCAATATAGTGGCAGCTCTTTGATGTACTCTGGGAACAATTCAAGAATAACACCAGTATGGGATATGCGTGCTAGTGATGATATGTGCCAACTTGATGACAAAGATGATTTTTCAACTTCTGTCAAG AGTTTTAATCCCATGTCAGAGCCCTTGGATAATTGGCCTTGCAAATATAATATAAGCCCAGAACAAAGAACAGTCTCAGAAGAATTTAGTAACAATATTAATGATGCTACAAAAATTGTCAAAGAAGGGGATACTACTGACTTCACGTTTCCCTGTGAGGCATCGTGTGAGGATAGTGATGAAGTCACAGAGACAAAAATTAGAGCATTTCTTGATGAAAAG GCCCTAGATCTAAAGAAGATGCAGACACCATTATATGAGGAGTTCTTCAATTCTTCAAATACGAATGCACCTATTGAAGATGCATCAGAGGAAAACATCACAAAAAATGTGGAAATGACTACTAAAAATTTATCATCACCCAACCAGATGGTTACAGAGGCGTCAGTCACAGAGGTGGATACTTTGCATAACATGAGTCCAGGGAATAGAAACGCTAGAGTTTCAAACAATGCTGTGGGGATTAGTCGAATCCTGAGAGAATTACCTCGTCGAGATGCTCAGAAAGAACCCAACAGCATAAG CTCAAGCTTTTCAGATAGGCGACAAAAGTGGAAGGAAGAGCTGGATCAAGAGCTTGAGAGGGAAAGAG AAATGATGCGACAGGCAGGTGTTGGCGCAAAAACATCTCCGAAGGACAAAGTTCTAAATCGAAAGAGAGACCGCCCACCGTTTGCAGCATCCCCGAGCAAATGA